One window of the Nocardia huaxiensis genome contains the following:
- a CDS encoding sensor histidine kinase, which yields MHGREPARPGRMPLYWNSSTWRRLWDVYLIGGCANAILVVVLLDRYSPGNRIGAAAALIGIGVWYLVFGHEFLEKRAFGPRAWVFCTGLIGLYIAALYFAPGAVAVQPMVYPLLFMSLPLTGAVAAALLVNALPIALTIVAYGPDSPLLPVAVAISLVALVMSPIIGVSMVWIGTQSGEQATLLDQLAASREEVARLSREAGTAAERARLAREIHDTLAQGFASIVALAQMIEFELEPEAEALPPTAAQLDAARRHVDLVRTAAQENLMEARAMVTELTPTALARASLVESIQRQCARLAEETDIEVTVTAAAELPPLPTAVEVVLLRTTQEALANIRKHAAAARVRVELSHVDGVIRLLVADNGIGFDTAGEHTGFGLPGMRERVAQIGGAVEISSTPGAGASVLVEVPA from the coding sequence GTGCATGGGAGGGAACCCGCCAGGCCGGGCCGGATGCCGCTGTATTGGAACTCGTCCACGTGGCGGCGGCTGTGGGATGTGTACCTCATCGGGGGGTGCGCGAACGCCATTCTGGTCGTGGTCCTGCTGGACCGCTACAGTCCGGGCAATCGGATCGGCGCCGCCGCGGCGCTGATCGGAATCGGCGTGTGGTACCTGGTCTTCGGGCACGAATTCCTGGAGAAGCGCGCGTTCGGCCCGCGCGCCTGGGTGTTCTGCACGGGGCTCATCGGGCTCTACATCGCGGCCCTGTATTTCGCGCCGGGCGCGGTCGCCGTGCAGCCCATGGTCTATCCGCTGCTGTTCATGTCGCTGCCGCTGACCGGCGCGGTGGCCGCCGCCCTGCTGGTGAACGCGCTGCCGATCGCGCTCACCATCGTCGCCTACGGCCCGGATTCGCCGCTGCTGCCGGTGGCCGTCGCGATTTCGCTGGTGGCCCTGGTGATGAGCCCGATCATCGGGGTGTCCATGGTGTGGATCGGAACGCAGAGCGGTGAGCAGGCGACCCTGCTGGACCAGCTGGCGGCGAGCCGCGAGGAGGTGGCCCGGCTGTCCCGGGAGGCCGGCACGGCCGCCGAACGCGCCAGGCTGGCCCGGGAGATTCACGACACGCTGGCACAGGGGTTCGCCAGCATCGTGGCGCTGGCGCAGATGATCGAATTCGAATTGGAACCCGAAGCGGAAGCGCTGCCGCCCACGGCGGCACAACTCGATGCGGCCCGCCGTCATGTCGATCTGGTCCGCACGGCCGCGCAGGAGAATCTCATGGAGGCTCGGGCCATGGTCACCGAACTCACCCCGACCGCGCTGGCGCGCGCGTCGCTGGTGGAATCGATCCAGCGGCAGTGCGCGCGGCTGGCCGAGGAAACCGATATCGAGGTAACCGTCACGGCCGCAGCGGAATTGCCGCCCCTGCCGACGGCGGTGGAGGTGGTGCTGCTGCGCACCACACAGGAGGCGCTGGCCAATATCCGCAAGCATGCCGCCGCCGCGCGGGTGCGGGTGGAACTGTCGCATGTGGACGGCGTCATCCGGTTGCTGGTGGCCGACAATGGAATCGGCTTCGACACCGCCGGTGAGCACACCGGGTTCGGGTTGCCGGGCATGCGGGAGCGGGTGGCCCAGATCGGCGGCGCGGTGGAGATCTCGAGCACCCCGGGTGCGGGCGCCTCGGTGCTGGTGGAGGTGCCGGCATGA
- a CDS encoding MlaD family protein, with product MSNHSPARRWWRALAASTLGVAMVLPVGCGFNPAEVPVPGASVSGDTYELHIQFASALNLPTQAKVVANGAKIGNLKSVAVVDPSEAGPGRIDAVVEISSSVRLPRTTTVQLRQNTILGDIFIGLITPVGDTGATIPPGGVIPLTQTKPALQVEDLLVGMSTFITGGAVHQIQEIINQANAVLPQDKSETARIFDRMGSNIEDISANLDVMDGALAAFQKDLNAVLDNPDELGALLSERGAVDIPADVQALVNTLGIVGSLGTIGEALVWLRPFLDASEAAAKAFVPLMLGDNPLDLTAPHNLSKLVALLRDKVIPYVANGPKLNITGVNVAGPAAPVSNDEQVDAMVRALRMIGVVR from the coding sequence ATGAGCAACCACTCCCCCGCGCGCCGCTGGTGGCGTGCGCTGGCCGCGTCCACGCTCGGCGTCGCGATGGTGCTGCCGGTGGGCTGCGGGTTCAATCCGGCCGAGGTGCCCGTGCCGGGCGCATCGGTCTCCGGTGACACCTACGAGCTGCACATCCAGTTCGCCAGTGCGCTGAACCTGCCCACGCAGGCGAAGGTGGTCGCCAACGGCGCAAAGATCGGCAACCTGAAATCCGTTGCGGTGGTGGATCCTTCGGAGGCCGGGCCGGGACGCATCGACGCCGTGGTGGAGATCTCCAGCTCGGTGCGGCTGCCACGGACCACCACGGTGCAGTTGCGGCAGAACACCATTCTGGGTGACATCTTCATCGGCCTGATCACCCCGGTCGGCGACACCGGCGCGACCATCCCACCGGGCGGGGTGATTCCGCTGACGCAGACCAAACCCGCACTGCAGGTGGAGGATCTGCTGGTCGGCATGTCCACGTTCATCACCGGCGGGGCCGTGCACCAGATCCAGGAGATCATCAATCAGGCGAATGCGGTGCTGCCGCAGGACAAGTCGGAGACCGCCCGCATCTTCGACCGGATGGGCTCCAATATCGAGGACATCAGCGCCAATCTGGACGTGATGGACGGCGCGCTGGCCGCGTTCCAGAAGGATCTGAACGCGGTGCTGGACAATCCGGATGAGCTCGGGGCGCTGCTGAGCGAACGCGGCGCGGTCGATATTCCGGCCGATGTGCAGGCGCTGGTGAACACGCTCGGCATCGTCGGTTCGCTGGGCACCATCGGTGAGGCACTGGTGTGGCTGCGCCCGTTCCTGGACGCGAGCGAGGCGGCCGCCAAGGCTTTCGTGCCGCTCATGCTGGGCGACAATCCCCTGGATCTGACCGCTCCGCACAACCTCAGCAAGCTCGTCGCGCTCTTGCGGGACAAGGTGATTCCGTACGTGGCCAACGGGCCGAAGTTGAACATCACCGGGGTGAACGTCGCCGGTCCGGCCGCGCCGGTGTCCAATGACGAGCAGGTCGACGCCATGGTGCGGGCCCTGCGCATGATCGGGGTGGTCCGGTGA
- a CDS encoding MCE family protein: MKQTSMRAVLLRLGLFATAMAALLLVVINAIVRPVSGETTSYYGSFTDVSGLKTGDDVRMYGVQVGKVAGIELHGTQATVEFTVHDDRPVYATSTLAIRYQTLTGQRYVDVKQPEGPGERLRPGATIGTDRTIPSFDITQLFNGLQPVLAEFSPGALNQFTESVLAVVEGNGDGIGPALDAFEKLSRYVSDRQAVLNLIVANLRDISGQIGGKSPQLITLLKGLADVFTSFRKELDGLLRFAAVAPSTMGPLSSLLGTLGFTETDNPNLEHDLRLLFPNPDEALDVLGRLPGLLQSLANLMPPAADSTASLIDMNCSKGQGEVPAPFSVLISGQRISICKN; encoded by the coding sequence ATGAAACAGACCTCGATGCGGGCGGTCCTGCTGCGACTGGGACTGTTCGCGACCGCCATGGCGGCGCTGCTGCTGGTCGTCATCAATGCCATCGTGCGGCCGGTTTCCGGTGAAACCACGTCGTACTACGGCAGTTTCACCGATGTCAGCGGGCTCAAAACCGGCGACGACGTACGCATGTACGGCGTGCAGGTGGGCAAGGTCGCGGGCATCGAACTGCACGGGACGCAGGCCACCGTCGAGTTCACGGTGCACGACGACCGGCCGGTGTACGCGACCAGCACGCTGGCCATCCGCTACCAAACCCTCACGGGCCAGCGGTATGTCGACGTCAAGCAGCCCGAGGGGCCGGGTGAGCGGCTGCGGCCGGGCGCGACCATCGGCACCGACAGGACCATCCCGTCCTTCGATATCACCCAGCTGTTCAACGGTTTACAGCCGGTGCTGGCCGAATTCTCGCCCGGCGCGCTCAACCAGTTCACCGAGAGCGTGCTCGCGGTGGTCGAGGGCAATGGCGACGGCATCGGGCCGGCCCTGGACGCCTTCGAGAAGCTGAGCCGCTACGTGTCCGACCGGCAGGCGGTGCTGAACCTGATCGTCGCCAACCTCCGGGACATCTCGGGGCAGATCGGCGGCAAGTCGCCCCAGTTGATCACGCTGCTGAAGGGTCTGGCCGACGTGTTCACCTCGTTCCGCAAGGAACTCGACGGCCTGCTGCGGTTCGCCGCGGTCGCGCCCTCCACCATGGGGCCGCTGAGCAGTCTGCTGGGCACGCTGGGCTTCACCGAGACCGACAATCCGAACCTCGAACACGATCTGCGGCTGCTGTTCCCGAATCCGGACGAAGCCCTCGACGTGCTCGGGCGACTGCCCGGACTGCTGCAATCGCTGGCCAATCTCATGCCGCCCGCCGCCGACAGCACCGCAAGCCTGATCGATATGAACTGCTCGAAGGGACAGGGGGAGGTGCCCGCGCCGTTCTCGGTGCTCATCTCCGGCCAGAGGATCTCGATATGCAAGAACTGA
- a CDS encoding universal stress protein: MTAGLKYYRTIIVGVNGSASSDMAVDTAAMMAAESGARLILVIGYTRGPSEVGVDEILKGDTYLVRGSTPAEEFVRRAGERAVELGAKFVTRCAIACSPDKALLTAAEEAGADLIVLGDSGSGGARRWRQLMPTLLDAVTRKSSVDVLVVSLHSGARRVVGGGTPVLRRPLTAAWDGLRSATLARSRS; encoded by the coding sequence ATGACAGCGGGTTTGAAGTACTACCGAACGATCATCGTCGGAGTCAACGGGTCTGCCTCGTCGGACATGGCGGTCGACACCGCCGCGATGATGGCAGCCGAGAGCGGTGCACGGCTGATCCTGGTCATCGGGTACACCCGCGGCCCCAGCGAAGTGGGAGTGGACGAGATCCTCAAGGGCGACACCTATCTCGTCCGGGGCAGCACTCCCGCCGAGGAATTCGTGCGCCGCGCCGGCGAGCGAGCCGTGGAGCTGGGCGCGAAGTTCGTGACGCGCTGCGCCATCGCCTGCTCGCCGGACAAAGCACTGCTCACCGCCGCCGAAGAGGCGGGGGCGGACCTCATCGTGCTGGGCGACTCCGGAAGCGGCGGAGCCCGGCGCTGGCGGCAGCTCATGCCGACGCTGCTGGACGCGGTCACCCGCAAGAGCAGCGTGGACGTGCTCGTGGTCTCGCTGCACTCCGGCGCCCGCCGGGTGGTGGGCGGCGGAACGCCCGTCCTCAGGCGTCCGTTGACCGCGGCCTGGGATGGACTTCGCTCAGCAACCCTCGCCCGATCGCGGTCGTGA
- a CDS encoding response regulator transcription factor: MITVMLVDDHPMVREGVRSMLDADSGISVVAEAGSGEEALAVIGEVRPDVVLMDLRMPGMDGATAIERIHAFLPAVRIIVVTTYETDSDILRAVESGAVGYLLKGATRAELTNAVRAAARGETVLAPSVAGRLFQHARKPIQAALSSREVEVLSCVARGMTNAEIGRALHITEATVKTHLSRAFGKLDVSDRTAAVTTAIGRGLLSEVHPRPRSTDA, translated from the coding sequence ATGATCACCGTGATGCTGGTCGACGATCATCCGATGGTGCGGGAGGGCGTGCGCAGCATGCTCGATGCCGATTCGGGCATATCCGTGGTGGCGGAAGCGGGTTCGGGCGAAGAGGCACTGGCCGTGATCGGCGAGGTGCGACCCGATGTGGTGCTCATGGATCTGCGGATGCCCGGCATGGACGGCGCCACGGCCATCGAACGGATTCACGCGTTCCTGCCGGCCGTGCGGATCATCGTGGTCACCACCTACGAGACGGATTCCGACATTCTGCGCGCGGTCGAGTCGGGCGCGGTGGGCTATCTGCTCAAGGGCGCGACGCGCGCCGAGCTGACCAATGCCGTGCGGGCGGCGGCCCGCGGCGAGACGGTGCTGGCACCGTCGGTCGCGGGCCGCCTGTTCCAACACGCACGCAAACCGATTCAGGCGGCACTGTCCTCCCGTGAGGTGGAGGTGCTGTCCTGCGTCGCGCGCGGGATGACCAATGCGGAGATCGGACGCGCCCTGCACATCACCGAGGCAACCGTGAAAACACATCTGTCCAGGGCTTTCGGAAAATTGGATGTCTCGGACCGGACGGCCGCGGTCACGACCGCGATCGGGCGAGGGTTGCTGAGCGAAGTCCATCCCAGGCCGCGGTCAACGGACGCCTGA
- a CDS encoding MlaD family protein produces MQELTAHDPFAAAAGRRELKYGVLGVIALAALLIATGIIYILPVGKVTYTAELSEARSVQAGDEIRVAGMHVGSVKSLELLADRVRMTFTVDDNVFLGDATSLEVRMLTVVGGHYIAAFPAGERPLGDKAIPMDRVRLPYSLIRTLQDAATPIAQVDGDTLRENFGALQDSLTDSPDALRRMGNAMETLVGLLNRQNTGISQAMSVMDEYLTAINGNRSLIGTFLREIGSLETAGLAKKAEIAESLRICAELLSRIAGIEPAWKSTLEPLADKLAESVPQLEDLGRRFDQAITNLGQIKTRLAGAVTPQDGVVLDQSALTVTAPELCVPLPGKGC; encoded by the coding sequence ATGCAAGAACTGACCGCGCACGACCCGTTCGCAGCCGCCGCCGGGCGACGGGAACTGAAGTACGGCGTACTCGGCGTGATCGCACTCGCGGCGCTGCTCATCGCGACCGGGATCATCTACATCCTGCCCGTCGGCAAGGTCACCTACACCGCGGAACTGAGCGAGGCCCGCTCGGTCCAGGCCGGGGACGAGATCCGGGTCGCGGGCATGCACGTCGGCAGCGTGAAATCCCTGGAGCTGCTGGCGGATCGGGTGCGCATGACGTTCACCGTCGACGACAATGTGTTCCTCGGCGACGCCACCTCCCTGGAGGTGCGCATGCTCACCGTGGTCGGCGGGCACTACATCGCCGCCTTCCCCGCCGGGGAGCGGCCGCTCGGCGACAAGGCCATCCCGATGGACCGGGTCCGCTTGCCCTACAGCCTGATTCGCACCCTGCAGGACGCGGCCACACCCATCGCCCAGGTGGACGGGGACACCCTGCGCGAGAACTTCGGCGCACTGCAGGATTCGCTGACCGACAGCCCGGATGCGTTGCGGCGCATGGGCAATGCGATGGAGACCCTGGTCGGGCTGCTGAACCGGCAGAACACCGGAATCTCGCAGGCCATGTCGGTCATGGACGAATACCTGACCGCCATCAACGGCAACCGGAGCCTGATCGGCACCTTCCTTCGTGAGATCGGCTCCCTCGAAACCGCCGGTCTGGCAAAGAAAGCCGAGATCGCCGAGTCACTGCGCATCTGCGCGGAGCTGCTCTCCCGCATCGCCGGCATCGAACCAGCCTGGAAGAGCACGCTGGAACCGCTCGCCGACAAGCTCGCCGAATCCGTGCCGCAGCTGGAGGATCTGGGCCGGCGCTTCGATCAGGCCATCACCAATCTGGGGCAGATCAAGACGCGGCTGGCCGGGGCGGTCACCCCACAGGACGGGGTGGTGCTCGACCAGTCCGCGCTCACCGTGACCGCGCCCGAACTCTGCGTGCCACTGCCGGGAAAGGGGTGCTGA
- a CDS encoding MlaD family protein: MKASSLASVASIVTILVLGSAYLTFGVVKADWFRDQVEATMTVPESGGLLPRSKVLLSGVQVGQVTSVTHVPAGVEVHFRVRGDYRIPVASAVRIEGLSGLGEAYLDFRPETADGPYLRDGQTVAATEVTAPQSIPDIARTSTELLRQLNPEALASIVDTFSTAMTGTETIVPQLSRATDLLAATLLSRTDLIREMLLAMQSRATDMDWTGPALRGAAGPWADFGPRVAEVADSITRVIRAGNAPDSFLEESPDTIGLAPFLRETAERLDIMGPEFAPLWPMLAPVLAQAPPLISRLDLGSLISQALHATTDDGTLRLQIAVK, from the coding sequence GTGAAGGCGAGTTCCCTGGCGTCGGTGGCGAGCATCGTCACCATCCTCGTGCTCGGCAGCGCGTACCTGACCTTCGGTGTGGTCAAGGCGGACTGGTTCCGCGATCAGGTCGAGGCGACCATGACGGTGCCGGAATCCGGTGGGCTGCTGCCCCGTTCGAAGGTGCTGCTGTCGGGCGTGCAGGTGGGCCAGGTCACCTCGGTGACGCATGTGCCGGCCGGGGTCGAGGTGCACTTCCGGGTGCGCGGCGACTACCGCATCCCGGTGGCCAGCGCGGTGCGCATCGAGGGCCTGTCCGGGCTGGGCGAAGCCTACCTGGACTTCCGGCCGGAGACCGCCGACGGCCCCTACCTGCGCGACGGGCAGACCGTCGCTGCCACCGAAGTGACCGCGCCCCAGTCGATTCCGGATATCGCGCGCACCTCGACCGAACTGCTGCGACAGCTGAACCCCGAGGCGCTCGCCTCCATCGTAGACACCTTCAGCACCGCCATGACCGGCACGGAAACGATCGTGCCGCAACTGTCCCGGGCCACCGACCTGCTCGCCGCCACCCTGCTCAGCCGCACCGACCTGATCCGGGAAATGTTGCTGGCCATGCAATCCCGCGCCACCGACATGGACTGGACCGGCCCCGCCCTGCGCGGCGCGGCCGGACCGTGGGCCGACTTCGGCCCGCGCGTGGCGGAGGTGGCCGACTCCATCACCCGCGTCATCCGCGCCGGCAACGCCCCCGATTCCTTCCTGGAGGAGAGCCCCGACACCATCGGCCTGGCCCCCTTCCTGCGTGAGACCGCCGAACGCCTCGACATCATGGGCCCCGAATTCGCGCCGTTGTGGCCGATGCTCGCCCCCGTCCTGGCGCAGGCCCCGCCCCTGATCAGCCGCCTGGATCTGGGCAGCCTGATCTCCCAGGCGCTGCACGCCACCACCGACGACGGCACCCTGCGCCTGCAGATCGCCGTGAAGTAA
- a CDS encoding ABC transporter permease codes for MTAAPYAPKGLNWLVRLYNRRGRTLTPMENAGFALGFVWQALSGIPLTLRRYRAETLRTITDMTWGRGSFIVGGGTVPMLVVLGVSIGAGVGIQAFAALDLIGLGSVTGVVSAFANTRELAPIAAAIGFAAQAGCRMTAEIGSMRISEEIDAIESLGLRSVPFVVTTRVIAGAVAIVPTFLIALILSYLACSTVIVALHGQASGVYDHYFFQFTSGYDILAAVVKILVFGVAVILIHCYYGFFASGGPEGVGIASGRAVRASFVAIIGLDMVLTLLLWGINSSIEFPG; via the coding sequence ATGACGGCCGCACCGTACGCCCCCAAGGGCTTGAATTGGCTTGTGCGCCTGTACAACCGGCGCGGACGCACACTCACGCCGATGGAGAACGCCGGATTCGCGCTCGGATTCGTCTGGCAGGCGCTGTCCGGAATCCCGTTGACGCTGCGCCGCTATCGTGCCGAGACGCTGCGCACCATCACCGATATGACCTGGGGCCGTGGCTCTTTCATCGTCGGCGGCGGCACCGTGCCGATGCTGGTGGTGCTGGGCGTGTCCATCGGCGCGGGCGTGGGCATTCAAGCGTTCGCGGCGCTGGATCTGATCGGGCTCGGGTCGGTCACCGGCGTGGTGTCGGCCTTCGCCAATACCCGCGAGCTCGCGCCCATCGCCGCGGCCATCGGCTTTGCGGCACAGGCGGGTTGCCGCATGACCGCCGAGATCGGGTCCATGCGCATCTCCGAGGAGATCGACGCCATCGAATCGCTCGGCCTGCGGTCGGTGCCGTTCGTGGTGACCACCCGCGTCATCGCGGGCGCGGTGGCCATCGTGCCGACCTTCCTCATCGCGCTCATCCTGTCGTATCTGGCCTGCTCCACGGTGATCGTGGCCTTGCACGGCCAGGCCAGCGGGGTGTACGACCACTATTTCTTCCAGTTCACCAGCGGGTACGACATCCTCGCCGCGGTGGTCAAGATCCTGGTGTTCGGCGTCGCGGTGATCCTGATCCATTGCTACTACGGCTTTTTCGCCTCCGGTGGGCCCGAGGGCGTTGGCATCGCCTCGGGTCGGGCGGTGCGCGCCAGCTTCGTCGCCATCATCGGCCTGGACATGGTGCTGACACTGCTGCTGTGGGGCATCAATTCCTCGATCGAATTCCCGGGGTGA
- a CDS encoding chorismate--pyruvate lyase family protein, whose protein sequence is MTSVQPAEVLLRRHFQALAARPSSWKDLRVADLSAYHRSVLLTDGTVTRTVEAHALEPITVDCTAQYETARTADNAGWLDLAPDEPVIARHVNLIGAHTETRYARAESLIVPGRLPDAFATALVVEPAGIGAALQATESYRQLLYYGTTTDAICARCYRIVTNGRPAIVIREWFLR, encoded by the coding sequence ATGACTTCGGTCCAGCCGGCGGAAGTGCTGCTGCGCCGACACTTCCAGGCCCTGGCGGCCCGCCCCAGCTCCTGGAAAGACCTCCGGGTAGCCGACCTCAGCGCCTACCACCGCAGCGTCCTGCTGACCGACGGCACGGTCACCCGCACCGTGGAGGCCCACGCCCTGGAACCCATCACCGTGGACTGCACCGCCCAGTACGAGACGGCCCGCACCGCCGACAACGCCGGTTGGCTCGACCTCGCCCCGGATGAGCCGGTAATCGCCCGGCACGTGAACCTGATCGGCGCCCACACCGAAACCCGCTACGCCCGAGCCGAATCCCTGATCGTGCCCGGCCGCCTTCCGGATGCCTTCGCCACCGCCCTCGTGGTGGAACCGGCCGGAATCGGCGCAGCCCTCCAAGCGACGGAGTCCTACCGCCAACTCCTCTACTACGGCACAACCACGGACGCGATATGCGCCCGCTGCTATCGCATTGTCACCAACGGCCGACCCGCCATAGTGATCCGAGAGTGGTTCCTCCGCTGA
- a CDS encoding MlaD family protein produces MKRFLGSQGFVTLAGVAAMVALTVTGYLVTFNPLQKTLAYCAIMPDAVGLYEGNQVTMLGIPVGSVTTVRPEGTGVRVEFAVDADHPLRGEVTATTVSDTLVADRALEVVGDNTSGARWQQDSCITKTFTPKSITQTLDAFSTLADQLTGHGDPAEQARLRNSVTAFDQATTGTGQKLNQLIKDLGTALNSPNAAIGHLGAMIDAFGELAASVAFNWEDIKVALTQAQEGIGFINSVWGTTVTIVDSLLVILPWFNEIFRKHGQPILRGLDAAIPKVKLLGAGISGLQKLLDMIPSLITTFQQSIDPETGQVRVTYRAPNVALPQENAAQACAVVNALSPDTCRDGGNGLANVNLVPLVLGMAGAR; encoded by the coding sequence GTGAAACGCTTTCTGGGATCACAGGGTTTCGTCACCCTGGCGGGGGTGGCCGCGATGGTGGCGCTGACCGTCACCGGATACCTGGTCACGTTCAATCCGCTGCAGAAGACACTGGCCTACTGCGCGATCATGCCCGACGCGGTCGGGTTGTACGAGGGCAACCAGGTCACCATGCTCGGCATCCCCGTCGGGTCGGTGACCACGGTGCGGCCCGAGGGCACCGGCGTGCGAGTCGAATTCGCCGTCGACGCCGATCATCCGCTGCGCGGGGAGGTCACCGCCACCACCGTCTCCGACACCCTGGTCGCCGACCGGGCGCTGGAAGTGGTGGGCGACAACACCTCCGGCGCGCGGTGGCAGCAGGACAGCTGCATCACCAAGACTTTCACGCCCAAGTCCATCACCCAGACGCTGGACGCGTTCTCCACGCTGGCCGATCAGCTCACCGGGCACGGCGATCCCGCCGAACAGGCCCGGCTGCGCAATAGCGTCACCGCGTTCGATCAGGCCACGACCGGGACCGGGCAGAAGCTCAATCAACTGATCAAAGACCTTGGCACCGCGTTGAATTCGCCCAATGCCGCCATCGGGCACCTGGGCGCGATGATCGATGCCTTCGGTGAGCTGGCCGCCAGTGTCGCGTTCAACTGGGAGGACATCAAGGTCGCGCTCACGCAGGCGCAGGAGGGCATCGGATTCATCAACTCGGTGTGGGGCACGACCGTGACGATCGTGGACTCGCTGCTGGTGATCCTGCCCTGGTTCAACGAGATCTTCCGCAAGCACGGGCAGCCCATTCTGCGCGGGCTGGACGCGGCCATCCCCAAGGTGAAGCTGCTGGGGGCGGGCATCTCCGGGCTGCAGAAGCTGCTCGACATGATCCCCTCCCTGATCACCACGTTCCAGCAGTCGATCGACCCGGAGACCGGACAGGTGCGGGTCACCTACCGGGCGCCGAATGTGGCGCTGCCGCAGGAGAATGCCGCGCAGGCGTGCGCGGTCGTCAATGCGCTCAGCCCCGACACCTGCCGCGACGGCGGGAACGGGCTGGCGAATGTGAATCTGGTGCCGCTGGTACTGGGAATGGCGGGTGCGCGATGA
- a CDS encoding SRPBCC family protein — MSAQQRRVVVERTVDASPETIFDLLADPHRHHEFDGSDTVRPAEVTAPARLFLGAEFTTHMRVVPTDLAPSTFLQIAIAAVHFGKLTNTVLEFEESRRIAWRNFGRHIWRYELVPDPEIPNRTLVRETFDYSTNLLPELIELVGFPARNRESMRDTLDRLATLVTTTVG; from the coding sequence GTGAGTGCCCAGCAGCGTCGTGTCGTCGTCGAACGCACCGTCGACGCGTCACCCGAAACCATTTTCGACCTTCTCGCCGACCCGCATCGGCATCACGAGTTCGACGGCTCCGACACGGTGCGCCCGGCCGAGGTCACCGCTCCCGCGCGGCTGTTTCTCGGGGCCGAGTTCACCACCCATATGCGCGTCGTCCCCACCGATCTGGCGCCGTCCACCTTCCTGCAGATCGCCATCGCCGCGGTGCACTTCGGCAAACTCACCAATACCGTCCTCGAATTCGAGGAATCCCGCCGCATCGCCTGGCGCAACTTCGGCCGCCATATCTGGCGCTACGAACTCGTGCCGGACCCGGAGATCCCGAACCGCACACTGGTCCGCGAAACCTTCGACTATTCGACCAATCTTCTCCCCGAATTGATCGAACTGGTGGGTTTTCCGGCCCGCAACCGGGAATCCATGCGAGACACCCTCGACCGCCTCGCGACCCTGGTCACCACGACTGTCGGGTGA
- a CDS encoding MlaD family protein, with amino-acid sequence METTRNRARAAGAALAALLVLAVPAWNVYTDRSTGDRIRIQLRTEQTGEGIVAGASVRYDGVAVGEITEVAPIDQGRQLLTLELDRAQTAGLTDALSVDYAPENLFGVSAVALRKAEGGAALRDGQLIDLAGKVTDVTMGALLRQLTSTATDVLTPKLTELLTQVNGDLRAFTPMLQAVIMLNTVVADTQQYPVSYLLGRYSEFFDGFGEFTSSTFKLAKAIMDIEVFVNDRDRYNASIDMLRNGALGGIANVLNVAGTHFAASTDQLAPTVQALADTIADPAAARAQVTEMIERLHRVFADTPNGPTVNLAVTLKGVPAVGIPMLGQQAFAALTAPATEGGR; translated from the coding sequence GTGGAGACCACCCGGAACCGAGCCCGTGCGGCCGGTGCGGCGCTGGCGGCGCTGCTGGTGCTGGCGGTCCCGGCCTGGAACGTCTACACCGATCGCTCGACCGGTGACCGCATTCGCATCCAATTGCGCACCGAGCAGACCGGGGAGGGCATCGTCGCCGGCGCCTCGGTGCGCTACGACGGCGTGGCCGTCGGTGAGATCACCGAGGTGGCGCCGATCGATCAGGGGCGGCAGCTGCTGACGCTGGAACTGGATCGCGCGCAGACCGCCGGGCTCACCGACGCGCTGAGCGTGGATTACGCGCCGGAGAACCTGTTCGGTGTCAGCGCCGTCGCGCTGCGCAAGGCCGAGGGCGGCGCGGCGCTGCGCGACGGGCAGCTCATCGATCTGGCGGGCAAGGTCACCGACGTGACCATGGGCGCGCTGCTGCGGCAGCTCACCAGCACCGCCACCGATGTGCTCACCCCGAAACTGACCGAACTGCTCACCCAGGTCAACGGTGATCTGCGGGCGTTCACGCCGATGCTGCAGGCGGTGATCATGCTCAATACCGTCGTCGCCGACACCCAGCAGTATCCGGTGTCGTATCTGCTCGGCCGGTACAGCGAATTCTTCGACGGCTTCGGCGAATTCACCTCTTCCACGTTCAAGCTCGCCAAAGCCATCATGGATATCGAAGTCTTCGTCAATGATCGCGACCGCTACAACGCCTCCATCGACATGCTGCGCAATGGCGCGCTCGGCGGGATCGCGAACGTCTTGAACGTGGCGGGAACGCATTTCGCGGCGTCCACCGATCAGCTGGCGCCGACCGTGCAGGCGCTGGCGGACACCATCGCCGATCCGGCGGCCGCGCGAGCGCAGGTGACCGAGATGATCGAGCGGCTGCACCGGGTCTTCGCCGACACCCCGAACGGGCCCACCGTGAATCTCGCGGTCACGCTGAAAGGCGTTCCCGCCGTGGGTATTCCGATGCTCGGCCAGCAGGCGTTCGCGGCGCTCACCGCTCCGGCGACGGAGGGCGGGCGATGA